A region from the Paenarthrobacter aurescens genome encodes:
- a CDS encoding peptidoglycan bridge formation glycyltransferase FemA/FemB family protein yields MEFVILSDADFETFAKGHPQGSFIQSLDLTRFQRARGQEVELFGVRRNGSLIAAGKLVYTSNRIGYKTADCAKGPLMDYSDPAVVRFVVEQLKKHAASKKAAELRISPNIRYIARDEEGAEHPEVEDNRPLLKELEGLGFKHQGFDMNFANINWMFIKQLDGIADSEELIMGMNYRTRKAIRKAEKNGVYLEQATLETLDDFYNALSTAGDEKGFTYREREYYEQLLRNTSDEFTKLMMAKINIPEYRASITKRLDAESKTLADLKREVEETGSKKKANRIKVVQDLVDSYERSLKDIERFPDSVGVATVAAIHFACSGDELVCVIGGTVQDYIYFNGATSLYWGMMLHALNNGYSRYNFYGTFGIQGQDETGHGGYEFKKGFGGEVVQLVGDFVAPVNPLVFHGYRAVRKLAGAAQTVLGRLPLEKLPVVGKFRRNR; encoded by the coding sequence ATGGAATTCGTGATTCTCAGTGACGCTGATTTCGAGACATTCGCCAAGGGACACCCGCAGGGCAGCTTTATCCAGTCCCTCGATCTCACACGCTTCCAGCGTGCCCGGGGACAGGAAGTCGAACTCTTTGGAGTGAGGCGAAACGGCAGCCTAATTGCTGCGGGAAAGCTCGTGTACACCTCCAACCGGATCGGGTACAAGACCGCCGACTGCGCCAAGGGACCACTGATGGACTACAGCGACCCCGCAGTGGTTCGGTTCGTCGTCGAGCAGTTGAAGAAGCATGCGGCTTCGAAGAAGGCCGCCGAACTGCGAATCTCGCCCAACATCCGGTACATCGCGCGGGACGAAGAAGGCGCTGAGCACCCCGAGGTTGAGGACAACCGCCCGTTGTTGAAGGAGCTTGAGGGCCTGGGCTTCAAGCACCAGGGCTTCGACATGAACTTCGCCAACATCAACTGGATGTTCATCAAGCAGCTGGATGGGATCGCCGATTCCGAAGAGCTCATCATGGGGATGAACTACCGCACCCGCAAGGCCATCCGTAAAGCGGAGAAGAACGGCGTTTACCTGGAACAGGCCACGCTGGAAACGCTGGATGACTTCTACAACGCCCTCAGCACTGCCGGCGATGAGAAGGGCTTTACGTACCGCGAACGCGAGTACTACGAGCAACTCCTGCGCAATACCTCCGATGAGTTCACCAAGCTCATGATGGCCAAGATCAACATTCCGGAATACCGGGCCTCCATCACGAAGCGGCTGGACGCCGAGTCCAAGACCCTGGCCGACCTCAAGCGCGAGGTGGAGGAAACCGGCAGCAAGAAGAAGGCCAACCGCATCAAGGTTGTCCAGGACCTGGTGGACAGCTACGAGCGCAGCCTCAAGGATATTGAGCGCTTCCCGGACTCTGTGGGTGTGGCCACCGTGGCAGCAATCCATTTTGCATGCTCAGGGGACGAACTGGTGTGCGTCATCGGCGGGACGGTTCAGGACTACATCTACTTCAACGGCGCCACCTCCCTTTACTGGGGCATGATGCTGCACGCCCTGAACAACGGATACTCGCGCTACAACTTCTACGGCACGTTCGGGATCCAGGGCCAGGACGAAACCGGCCACGGCGGCTACGAGTTCAAGAAGGGCTTCGGCGGCGAGGTAGTTCAGCTGGTGGGCGATTTTGTGGCCCCGGTAAACCCGCTCGTCTTCCACGGTTACCGCGCGGTCAGGAAGCTCGCAGGGGCCGCCCAGACAGTTCTGGGACGATTGCCCCTTGAGAAATTGCCGGTAGTAGGAAAATTTCGGAGGAATCGCTAA
- a CDS encoding threonine/serine exporter ThrE family protein, translating to MTERPDGSANRPPTDGLPKTQPLRPSQVRQNVNAKRMLMRLVQGDSPPTAPMNIVDRLAGSPYANPTIQVVGVDASARKTIDFALHLAEVMFRYGAGALEVETSMIAVTAALGLKNVEVDITNQSVAINYAPKDQTPITLLRVVRSWTNNYAGLAQVHQLVTDIVAGGVGRDEAVRRLNEIIRSAKPFPRWMVTIAFGIFAAVFVGVLGGGLGASAVAFCSNILISLLSRQLVRWRTADFFNTMACAFLVTFIALMLRWAGVEIAPSIVVAGGILLLLPTGRLVSSVQDAINGFPVTAAGRFLSTLLTFGAIVAGIGVAVVVGTLMGSAVLDVTQTFPDAYPLWIQAILIAVAVVAIGVTEQTQMRLLIPTAAVGLLGFFTLWAVGEAGLGDRLSPAVAAVVIGLLGRVVALKLGAPQLVVAVPAALILLPGLTIFRSMYALTVEGGNILIGAGGMLNAGAIVLGVAAGIVLGDNLARPLTKGLSSNERRRVRRR from the coding sequence GTGACTGAACGCCCTGACGGGTCCGCCAACAGGCCCCCTACAGACGGGTTGCCCAAAACCCAGCCGTTGCGGCCATCCCAAGTGCGGCAGAACGTCAACGCCAAACGCATGCTGATGCGTCTGGTTCAAGGCGACAGCCCGCCCACCGCTCCTATGAATATTGTGGACAGGCTGGCCGGAAGTCCTTACGCCAACCCCACCATTCAAGTAGTAGGTGTGGACGCTTCGGCCCGCAAAACCATCGACTTCGCGCTTCATCTGGCAGAAGTCATGTTCCGTTACGGTGCCGGTGCCCTCGAAGTGGAGACCAGCATGATTGCGGTCACTGCAGCTCTTGGCCTGAAGAACGTTGAAGTGGACATCACCAACCAGTCGGTGGCTATCAACTATGCGCCCAAGGACCAGACTCCCATCACGCTGCTGCGTGTAGTCCGCTCCTGGACCAACAACTACGCCGGCCTCGCCCAGGTTCATCAACTTGTCACGGACATCGTGGCAGGGGGAGTGGGCCGCGACGAAGCCGTGCGCAGGTTGAACGAGATCATCCGTAGCGCGAAACCCTTCCCGCGGTGGATGGTCACCATCGCGTTCGGCATCTTCGCCGCAGTGTTCGTGGGCGTTCTGGGTGGGGGCCTGGGCGCATCCGCGGTTGCCTTCTGCTCCAATATCCTGATCAGCCTGCTTTCACGGCAGCTTGTCAGGTGGCGGACAGCGGACTTCTTCAACACCATGGCGTGTGCGTTCCTTGTCACGTTCATCGCCCTGATGCTGCGCTGGGCGGGGGTGGAAATTGCTCCATCCATTGTGGTGGCGGGAGGAATCCTGCTGCTGCTACCCACCGGCCGCCTCGTCTCGTCCGTGCAGGATGCCATTAACGGATTCCCCGTAACGGCTGCAGGCCGCTTCCTCTCCACGCTGCTCACCTTCGGTGCCATTGTTGCGGGAATCGGCGTGGCCGTCGTCGTCGGAACGCTGATGGGCAGCGCTGTTCTGGATGTCACACAAACCTTCCCCGACGCTTACCCTTTGTGGATCCAGGCGATCCTCATTGCTGTAGCTGTGGTGGCAATCGGCGTCACCGAACAGACTCAGATGCGGCTGCTGATCCCGACGGCGGCAGTCGGCTTGCTGGGCTTCTTCACCTTATGGGCGGTGGGCGAAGCCGGGCTCGGTGACCGTTTGTCGCCGGCAGTCGCTGCGGTGGTGATTGGCTTGTTGGGCCGTGTGGTGGCGCTCAAACTTGGTGCTCCGCAGCTGGTAGTTGCTGTTCCCGCAGCATTGATCCTGTTGCCGGGTCTGACTATTTTCCGCTCCATGTACGCTCTCACGGTTGAAGGCGGGAACATCCTGATCGGTGCAGGCGGCATGCTCAACGCCGGTGCGATCGTCCTGGGAGTCGCTGCGGGCATTGTGCTCGGCGACAACCTGGCCAGGCCGCTCACAAAGGGCCTGTCCAGCAACGAACGCCGCAGGGTACGCAGACGATAA
- a CDS encoding siderophore-interacting protein, which translates to MTALPVTSSASRKTRPQVNLTVLSNERLSPHMVRIVAGGPGFSDYVNNEYVDRYVKIVFPQPGVEYELPLDLWAIRETMPREQWPHTRTYTIRWVDLEARELAIDFVVHGDEGLAGPWAATAKPGDSLTFTGPGGAYNPAPEADWYLFAGDDAAIPAIAACVESLTPDARGSVFLEVDNEADILPINAPTGVELHWLLRQGVQAGSSNLLLEALRNTEWLPGRVDVFAHGERGYMKGLREIFFAQHGLERSQVSLSGYWAQGRVEEVFQAEKKLPVGQI; encoded by the coding sequence ATGACTGCACTCCCCGTCACTTCGTCCGCCTCACGCAAAACCCGCCCGCAGGTCAACCTGACCGTTTTGAGCAACGAACGCCTGTCACCGCACATGGTGAGGATCGTGGCAGGCGGACCCGGATTCAGCGATTATGTGAACAACGAATACGTGGACCGCTACGTCAAAATCGTCTTCCCCCAACCCGGCGTCGAGTACGAGCTCCCGTTGGACTTGTGGGCTATCCGCGAGACCATGCCGCGCGAGCAGTGGCCCCATACCCGCACCTACACCATCCGCTGGGTGGACCTGGAAGCCCGGGAACTGGCCATCGACTTTGTGGTCCACGGCGATGAAGGACTGGCTGGTCCCTGGGCTGCCACAGCAAAGCCCGGCGACTCCCTGACCTTCACCGGCCCAGGTGGCGCGTACAACCCCGCACCCGAGGCTGACTGGTATCTCTTCGCCGGCGACGACGCCGCGATCCCGGCTATCGCAGCCTGTGTTGAGAGCCTCACTCCCGATGCCCGCGGCTCAGTATTCCTTGAGGTGGACAACGAGGCGGATATTCTTCCCATCAACGCGCCCACCGGCGTGGAATTGCACTGGTTGCTCCGGCAAGGCGTCCAAGCGGGTTCCAGCAACCTGCTGTTGGAAGCGCTCAGGAACACCGAGTGGCTGCCCGGACGCGTTGACGTCTTCGCCCATGGTGAACGGGGCTACATGAAGGGGCTCCGGGAGATCTTCTTTGCCCAACACGGCCTGGAGAGGTCGCAAGTCTCGCTGTCCGGGTACTGGGCCCAGGGCCGCGTGGAGGAAGTCTTCCAGGCTGAGAAGAAGCTCCCCGTAGGCCAGATCTAG
- a CDS encoding uracil-DNA glycosylase, protein MVNGEDALFDLEPANAAEPGFAALCELPLEELISADWAEALRPVESQLRETLSFVAGRSSNGAHVLPGPTNLLRAFKQPLADVKVLILGQDPYPTPGHAIGLSFAVSRPTRPIPRSLANIYRELHDDLGLPPRVHGDLSAWTEQGVLLLNRVLSVEAGNAGSHRGKGWEAVTTAAVTAVANRTDGAGRQRPLVAILWGKDAQSVTPLLDGAPSIASVHPSPLSASRGFFGSKPFSRTNELLVGMGAEPIDWELPVL, encoded by the coding sequence GTGGTGAATGGCGAGGATGCACTCTTTGATCTTGAACCTGCCAATGCGGCCGAGCCAGGCTTCGCGGCGCTCTGTGAGCTGCCACTCGAAGAGCTCATCTCTGCCGACTGGGCAGAGGCGTTGCGTCCGGTTGAAAGCCAACTCCGTGAGACGCTGAGCTTCGTGGCCGGCAGGTCCTCCAACGGCGCGCACGTTCTCCCCGGGCCCACCAACCTGCTGCGGGCCTTCAAGCAGCCGCTCGCCGACGTCAAAGTCCTGATCCTCGGCCAGGATCCCTACCCGACTCCTGGCCATGCGATCGGGCTTTCATTCGCCGTGTCCCGTCCAACGCGGCCCATTCCACGAAGCCTGGCAAACATCTACCGCGAGCTTCACGACGACCTCGGCCTGCCACCCCGGGTGCACGGTGACCTCAGCGCCTGGACCGAACAAGGCGTCCTGCTCCTGAACCGCGTCCTGAGCGTCGAAGCGGGGAACGCCGGCTCTCATCGTGGCAAGGGATGGGAAGCGGTGACGACGGCGGCCGTTACCGCCGTCGCCAACCGTACGGACGGTGCGGGGCGGCAGAGGCCGCTGGTGGCGATCCTGTGGGGCAAGGACGCCCAGAGCGTCACGCCGCTGCTGGACGGGGCGCCGTCGATCGCTTCGGTCCATCCGAGTCCGCTCTCCGCATCACGAGGATTTTTCGGCTCAAAGCCCTTCAGCCGGACCAACGAACTGCTGGTGGGCATGGGTGCTGAGCCCATTGACTGGGAACTGCCGGTTCTGTAA
- a CDS encoding DUF3263 domain-containing protein has product MAEPAPEPMASQATGFALEDLAAETRSDSPLSERDQQMLALERQWWKYAGAKEQAIRELFGLSATHYYQILNALIDTEDALAHDPMLVKRLRRLRTSRQRARTARRLGSDA; this is encoded by the coding sequence GTGGCAGAACCAGCACCGGAGCCGATGGCGTCGCAAGCTACCGGTTTCGCGCTCGAGGACCTCGCAGCCGAGACCCGCAGCGACTCCCCATTGAGTGAACGGGACCAGCAGATGCTGGCGCTGGAGCGGCAGTGGTGGAAGTACGCAGGGGCCAAAGAACAGGCCATTCGCGAGCTGTTCGGTCTCTCCGCCACACACTATTATCAGATCCTGAACGCGCTGATCGATACCGAGGACGCGTTGGCCCACGATCCCATGCTCGTCAAGAGACTGCGTAGACTACGTACGTCCCGCCAGCGCGCGAGGACTGCACGTCGCTTGGGGTCCGACGCGTAA
- a CDS encoding LytR C-terminal domain-containing protein, which yields MTKYAKDEFDQVPQNTSRQGVHRDAQETARPTLWPVLTVGAVALVLGLVAFLILPNLGLVAPGAASNITTPAPQQTSTAPSAAPTESGSAPTPSGEPTASGEPGGEATAEPTPSASPSATASSAPVDKTTPVAVYNGAGTAGLAGRVAGLVQGDGWALSTVGNWGGLPQQTSVIFYNAPEQKANAEALGTLLGIETIVETPEVQQPLVVVAGPGFQ from the coding sequence ATGACCAAATATGCCAAGGACGAATTCGATCAGGTCCCGCAGAACACGTCCCGCCAGGGCGTTCACCGCGATGCCCAAGAGACCGCCCGCCCCACTTTGTGGCCGGTCCTGACCGTAGGGGCCGTTGCCTTGGTACTCGGGCTGGTGGCTTTCCTGATCCTCCCCAACCTTGGGTTGGTAGCGCCGGGCGCTGCGTCAAACATCACGACGCCGGCACCCCAGCAGACGTCTACGGCACCCTCAGCTGCGCCCACTGAATCGGGCAGCGCCCCCACCCCTTCGGGCGAACCCACTGCGTCGGGCGAACCGGGCGGCGAAGCGACTGCTGAACCGACGCCGTCGGCATCTCCTTCTGCCACTGCGTCCTCAGCTCCTGTGGACAAGACCACTCCGGTGGCCGTGTACAACGGGGCTGGGACCGCTGGCTTGGCCGGACGGGTAGCAGGCCTGGTTCAGGGTGACGGTTGGGCACTGAGCACGGTAGGAAACTGGGGCGGACTGCCTCAGCAAACGTCCGTGATCTTCTACAACGCTCCCGAGCAGAAGGCCAACGCCGAAGCGCTGGGAACCTTGCTGGGTATTGAAACCATTGTGGAAACACCTGAGGTTCAACAGCCTCTGGTGGTTGTTGCCGGCCCCGGCTTCCAGTAG
- a CDS encoding cold-shock protein, which translates to MALGTVKWFNAEKGYGFITVDESGDDVFVHWSAIQMDGFRALEEGQRVEFELGEGQKGPQAEGVRVA; encoded by the coding sequence ATGGCTTTGGGAACCGTCAAATGGTTCAACGCCGAAAAAGGCTACGGATTCATCACTGTGGATGAATCCGGTGACGACGTCTTTGTGCACTGGTCCGCTATCCAGATGGATGGCTTCCGCGCCCTGGAAGAAGGCCAGCGGGTTGAGTTCGAGTTGGGGGAGGGCCAGAAAGGCCCGCAAGCCGAAGGCGTCCGCGTCGCTTAG
- the groL gene encoding chaperonin GroEL (60 kDa chaperone family; promotes refolding of misfolded polypeptides especially under stressful conditions; forms two stacked rings of heptamers to form a barrel-shaped 14mer; ends can be capped by GroES; misfolded proteins enter the barrel where they are refolded when GroES binds) — protein MAKIIAFDEEARRGLERGLNILADAVKVTLGPRGRNVVLEKKWGAPTITNDGVSIAKEIELDDPYEKIGAELVKEVAKKTDDVAGDGTTTATVLAQALVKEGLRNVAAGADPLSLKRGIEKAVEAVISELLASAKEIETKEEIAATASISAGDPEIGSLIAEALDKVGKEGVITVEESNTFGLELELTEGMRFDKGYISAYFVTDAERQETVLEDPYILIVNSKISNVKELVTVLEKVMQSNKPLLIIAEDIEGEALATLIVNKIRGTFKSVAVKAPGFGDRRKAQLADIAILTGGQVISEEVGLKLENAGLELLGTARKVVVTKDETTIVEGAGDAEQIAGRVAQIRAEIENSDSDYDREKLQERLAKLAGGVAVIKAGAATEVELKERKHRIEDAVRNAKAAVEEGIVAGGGVALIQAGAKAFANLTLQGDEATGANIVKVAIDAPLKQIAFNAGLEPGVVVDKVRGLPSGHGLNAATGVYEDLLAAGVNDPVKVTRSALQNAASIAGLFLTTEAVVADKPEKNAPAPGGDDMGGMGGF, from the coding sequence ATGGCCAAGATCATTGCATTTGATGAAGAGGCACGCCGCGGCCTCGAGCGGGGCCTGAACATCCTCGCAGACGCCGTCAAGGTCACCCTCGGCCCGCGTGGACGCAACGTCGTCCTCGAAAAGAAGTGGGGCGCCCCCACGATCACCAACGATGGCGTTTCCATCGCCAAGGAGATCGAGCTGGACGATCCTTACGAGAAGATCGGTGCAGAACTGGTCAAGGAAGTTGCCAAGAAGACGGATGACGTCGCTGGCGACGGTACTACCACTGCAACTGTTCTTGCTCAGGCACTGGTGAAGGAAGGCCTGCGCAACGTTGCCGCCGGCGCCGACCCGCTGTCCCTCAAGCGCGGCATCGAGAAGGCTGTTGAGGCAGTCATCAGCGAACTGCTGGCCTCCGCCAAGGAAATCGAGACCAAGGAAGAGATTGCAGCTACGGCTTCCATCTCCGCCGGCGATCCTGAAATCGGCAGCCTGATCGCCGAAGCCCTGGACAAGGTGGGCAAGGAAGGCGTCATCACGGTCGAGGAATCCAACACCTTCGGCCTGGAGCTCGAACTCACCGAAGGCATGCGCTTCGACAAGGGTTACATTTCCGCTTACTTCGTCACCGACGCTGAGCGCCAGGAAACGGTCCTCGAAGACCCGTACATCCTGATCGTGAACTCCAAGATCTCCAACGTGAAGGAACTCGTCACGGTTCTGGAGAAGGTCATGCAGTCCAACAAGCCGCTGCTGATCATCGCCGAAGACATCGAGGGCGAGGCCCTGGCCACCCTGATCGTCAACAAGATCCGTGGCACCTTCAAGTCTGTTGCCGTCAAGGCTCCGGGCTTCGGTGACCGCCGCAAGGCTCAGCTGGCCGACATCGCCATCCTCACCGGTGGCCAGGTCATCTCCGAAGAAGTTGGCCTCAAGCTCGAAAACGCTGGCCTGGAACTCCTCGGCACCGCCCGCAAGGTTGTTGTCACCAAGGACGAGACCACCATTGTTGAAGGTGCCGGCGACGCCGAGCAGATCGCAGGCCGCGTAGCCCAGATCCGCGCCGAGATCGAGAACTCCGATTCCGACTACGACCGCGAGAAGCTGCAGGAACGCCTGGCCAAGCTGGCCGGCGGCGTTGCAGTCATCAAGGCCGGTGCCGCAACCGAAGTTGAGCTCAAGGAACGCAAGCACCGCATTGAGGACGCAGTCCGCAACGCAAAGGCTGCCGTTGAAGAAGGCATCGTTGCCGGTGGTGGCGTAGCCCTCATCCAGGCAGGCGCCAAGGCATTCGCCAACCTCACCCTCCAGGGTGACGAGGCAACCGGTGCCAACATCGTCAAGGTTGCAATCGATGCTCCGCTGAAGCAGATCGCCTTCAACGCCGGCCTCGAGCCGGGCGTTGTGGTGGACAAGGTTCGCGGCCTGCCTTCGGGCCACGGCCTGAACGCTGCCACGGGCGTCTACGAAGACCTTCTGGCTGCCGGCGTCAACGACCCCGTAAAGGTCACCCGCTCGGCTCTCCAGAACGCTGCTTCCATCGCTGGTCTCTTCCTGACCACCGAGGCTGTAGTTGCTGACAAGCCTGAGAAGAACGCTCCGGCTCCCGGCGGCGACGACATGGGCGGCATGGGCGGCTTCTAA
- a CDS encoding ribonuclease HI family protein, translating to MTIIAAADGSALGNPGPAGWAWYVDDSCWRAGGWPHGTNNQGELMAVLDLFRSTAHVPQEELLILCDSQYVINCITKWMPGWKRKGWRKADGKPVLNVDLLKDIDQAIVGRKYTFEWVKGHAGHDLNEAADERARAVATAYQQGVAHRAGPGYPGAREDDKEVRLAHSSTPVPAGAGASSLTAGSATLKADRSPRPHFEPTLFGESGIFGQADLFSELDDDASAQQLSAEDTVLALERELLRPDVRADIGRIGVLLHPDFAEIGSSGRFWTRDAMMVALEEDPGEPTELELLSADRLSENTILLNYRSFAPKGSALRSSIWMLDRGQWRLRFHQGTVEG from the coding sequence ATGACGATTATTGCTGCCGCCGATGGGTCCGCCCTCGGTAATCCTGGGCCGGCCGGTTGGGCCTGGTACGTTGATGACTCCTGTTGGCGAGCAGGCGGTTGGCCGCACGGAACCAATAACCAAGGCGAATTGATGGCCGTCCTGGACTTGTTCCGGTCCACGGCTCATGTGCCCCAGGAAGAGCTGCTGATCCTGTGCGACAGCCAGTACGTCATCAACTGCATCACCAAGTGGATGCCGGGATGGAAGCGCAAGGGCTGGCGAAAGGCCGACGGCAAGCCCGTGCTTAACGTGGACCTGCTCAAAGACATCGACCAAGCGATTGTGGGCCGCAAATATACGTTCGAGTGGGTAAAAGGCCACGCTGGCCACGATCTCAACGAAGCTGCTGATGAGCGCGCACGAGCCGTTGCTACCGCCTACCAGCAGGGCGTAGCGCACCGGGCCGGGCCCGGCTACCCTGGCGCCCGGGAAGACGATAAGGAAGTACGTCTGGCCCATTCTTCGACGCCTGTCCCTGCCGGTGCTGGTGCCTCCTCTCTCACGGCTGGTTCTGCAACCCTCAAGGCTGATCGCAGTCCCCGCCCGCATTTTGAGCCCACACTCTTTGGCGAATCCGGCATCTTTGGCCAGGCTGATCTTTTCAGCGAGCTGGACGACGACGCCTCAGCTCAGCAGTTGTCAGCCGAGGACACAGTCCTGGCATTGGAGCGGGAACTGCTCCGGCCGGACGTCAGGGCGGACATTGGCAGGATCGGGGTGCTGCTCCACCCGGACTTCGCTGAGATTGGCAGTTCGGGCAGGTTTTGGACCCGGGACGCCATGATGGTGGCTTTGGAAGAGGACCCCGGCGAGCCCACTGAACTGGAATTGCTCAGCGCGGATCGTCTGAGTGAAAACACCATATTGCTGAACTACCGCAGCTTTGCACCCAAAGGCTCAGCGCTACGCAGTTCTATCTGGATGCTGGACCGTGGACAATGGCGGCTGCGTTTCCACCAGGGGACTGTTGAAGGCTAG
- a CDS encoding WXG100 family type VII secretion target, with protein sequence MSVISVDTELLQLKSANVKGTVDRISSDVHTMRRGLEELEMTWRGTAATNFQALVLEWSLTQSKVEASLASINLALSSAATNYMEVEQGNTQRFSY encoded by the coding sequence ATGAGCGTCATCTCCGTCGATACTGAACTGCTCCAGCTCAAGTCAGCCAATGTCAAAGGAACTGTTGATCGCATCAGTTCCGATGTCCACACCATGCGGCGTGGACTGGAAGAACTTGAGATGACCTGGCGGGGAACAGCTGCCACAAACTTCCAAGCGCTTGTCCTCGAGTGGTCCCTGACGCAGAGCAAGGTTGAGGCCTCCCTGGCTTCGATCAACCTTGCCCTGTCTTCAGCGGCCACAAACTATATGGAAGTGGAGCAAGGCAACACCCAGCGCTTCAGCTACTAG